The following proteins are encoded in a genomic region of Planktothrix tepida PCC 9214:
- a CDS encoding DevA family ABC transporter ATP-binding protein, whose product MQTQIQDIQESTKRNPAISIQNLDHYFGKGQLQKQVLFDINLEITIGEIVIMTGPSGSGKTTLLTLIGALRSVQSGSLNILGRELLGASAGELVKARRNTGYIFQAHNLHGSLTALQNVQMGLEVQGAFSRYQMQQKATAMLEKVGLGNRLNYYPDNLSGGQKQRVAIARALVSHPPIVLADEPTAALDSHSGRDVVNLMQTLAKEQGCTILIVTHDNRILDVADRILHMEDGALVTNSELTPNNKLKSNTQS is encoded by the coding sequence ATGCAAACTCAAATCCAAGATATTCAAGAGTCCACAAAACGTAATCCAGCGATCTCGATTCAAAATTTAGATCATTATTTTGGAAAAGGGCAATTACAAAAACAAGTCTTATTTGATATTAACTTAGAAATTACCATTGGTGAAATTGTGATTATGACTGGCCCCTCTGGTTCAGGAAAAACCACATTATTAACCTTAATTGGAGCCTTACGTTCTGTACAGTCTGGAAGTTTAAATATATTAGGACGAGAACTTTTAGGTGCTAGTGCAGGAGAATTAGTTAAAGCTAGACGAAATACAGGTTATATTTTCCAAGCTCATAATTTACATGGGAGCTTAACCGCCTTACAGAATGTGCAAATGGGGTTAGAAGTTCAAGGAGCATTCTCTCGTTACCAAATGCAGCAAAAAGCCACTGCAATGTTAGAAAAAGTGGGGTTAGGAAATCGCTTAAATTATTATCCTGATAATCTTTCTGGAGGACAAAAACAACGAGTTGCGATCGCTCGTGCATTAGTCAGTCATCCCCCGATAGTTTTAGCCGATGAACCTACGGCTGCTCTTGATAGTCATTCGGGAAGAGATGTAGTTAATTTAATGCAAACCTTAGCCAAAGAACAGGGTTGTACTATCTTAATTGTTACCCATGATAATCGAATTTTGGATGTTGCTGATCGCATTCTTCACATGGAAGATGGCGCATTAGTGACTAATTCTGAATTAACACCCAATAATAAGTTAAAATCAAATACTCAATCTTAA
- a CDS encoding DUF3685 domain-containing protein: MTLSSLQLLILDDDPIFRMGLRTALEPFSDLEVIADVGSRDAALQVLVSRSQSNINATHQKPIDLIILELGFKIEKNPEIKTHPILDFCQQLKTEYPDVPILLLTSIKQSNLLLAAQKIGVDGYCYKGIPVIELVPVIRRIATGERYWLESLVALNREPVAEIVSRKTGSFFKQVQGFLVQPGLRQIEQAIAEVNQEIQQNLEALNQQDKIAIINQFILTGKRRELFVARWLVSQLLLDSPSLTPENSASISPDNFPVFNRSKLEPKNSNSEEALVLNSNSINSQNSAIVVSDLKSILFDKTVMKLQSGLINATGIPLEIDILRLSKKRELLYILLKQLENLLDELILSDVQPEQLPEKVPDLVQDFWEAAILDYFGKYYTLNMNNQDLEIVPILLKDANLIQRDILNKIPLVTELFEHLLFQTPLTIDNLSCPAGSLEAMQRSEALLQNLLIQVANAVIQPLLNYFSDYEEIKLKFYDRRLLSTREIEKFRNNLSWRYRLSQYVAEPKAIFESSYLLFILGERGIQKQVIYSPRREELEKLSGIPLAVTLILETRDAVAPRLRSAVSFVGSGIIYILTNVVGRGLGLVGKGILQGIGTSFQDNRMGKK, translated from the coding sequence ATGACTCTATCTTCTTTACAACTTTTGATCCTCGATGATGACCCTATTTTTCGGATGGGGTTGCGAACAGCATTAGAACCTTTTTCAGATTTAGAAGTCATCGCAGATGTTGGAAGTCGGGATGCTGCATTACAGGTGTTAGTCAGTCGCAGTCAGAGCAATATTAATGCCACTCATCAAAAACCTATTGATTTAATTATTTTAGAATTGGGGTTTAAAATCGAGAAAAATCCCGAAATTAAAACTCATCCTATCCTCGATTTTTGTCAACAGTTAAAAACAGAATATCCTGACGTTCCGATTTTATTATTAACATCAATTAAACAATCTAATTTATTACTAGCAGCCCAAAAAATAGGGGTAGACGGTTATTGTTATAAGGGAATTCCGGTTATAGAATTGGTTCCAGTTATTCGCCGAATAGCAACGGGAGAACGCTATTGGTTGGAATCTTTAGTGGCATTAAATCGAGAACCAGTTGCTGAAATCGTATCTCGAAAAACCGGATCTTTTTTTAAGCAAGTTCAAGGGTTTTTAGTCCAACCCGGACTTCGACAAATTGAACAAGCGATCGCCGAAGTTAACCAAGAAATTCAACAAAATTTAGAGGCATTAAATCAACAGGATAAAATTGCAATTATTAATCAATTTATTCTCACCGGGAAACGGCGAGAACTGTTCGTTGCACGTTGGCTAGTTAGTCAGCTTTTACTGGATTCTCCTTCTCTCACGCCAGAAAATTCTGCTTCCATTTCTCCTGATAATTTCCCCGTTTTCAATCGTTCTAAACTCGAACCTAAAAACTCTAATTCAGAAGAAGCCTTAGTTCTCAATTCTAACTCGATTAACTCTCAGAATTCAGCGATTGTAGTCAGTGATTTAAAATCCATTTTGTTTGATAAAACTGTCATGAAGTTACAGTCAGGATTAATTAATGCCACGGGAATCCCCTTAGAAATTGATATTTTAAGATTATCTAAAAAGCGAGAATTATTATATATTTTATTAAAACAATTAGAAAATTTATTGGATGAATTAATATTATCGGATGTTCAACCTGAACAACTCCCAGAGAAAGTTCCTGATTTAGTTCAAGATTTCTGGGAAGCTGCTATTTTAGATTATTTTGGGAAATATTATACTCTGAACATGAACAACCAAGATCTTGAAATCGTTCCGATTTTATTAAAAGATGCTAATCTGATTCAACGGGATATTTTAAATAAAATTCCTCTAGTAACAGAGTTATTTGAGCATTTATTATTCCAAACCCCCTTAACTATTGATAATTTATCCTGTCCGGCTGGAAGTTTGGAAGCCATGCAACGTTCAGAAGCATTATTACAAAATTTATTAATTCAAGTCGCCAATGCGGTCATACAACCTTTACTCAATTATTTTTCTGATTATGAAGAAATTAAACTCAAATTTTATGATCGGCGTTTATTATCAACCCGTGAAATAGAAAAATTCAGAAATAATTTATCCTGGCGATATCGTCTTTCTCAATATGTAGCCGAACCTAAAGCTATTTTTGAAAGTTCCTATTTACTCTTTATTTTAGGAGAAAGAGGCATTCAAAAACAAGTCATTTATTCTCCCCGCAGAGAGGAATTAGAAAAATTATCAGGAATTCCCTTAGCCGTTACATTAATATTAGAAACACGAGATGCTGTTGCTCCTCGTCTGCGTTCGGCTGTTTCTTTTGTGGGTAGTGGAATTATTTATATTTTAACGAATGTTGTCGGTCGAGGCTTAGGTTTAGTTGGAAAAGGGATTTTACAGGGGATTGGAACATCTTTTCAGGATAATCGCATGGGGAAAAAGTGA
- a CDS encoding bifunctional metallophosphatase/5'-nucleotidase, whose translation MKRTLKFGLSLFLIGLILAIAPQSLGLFNPEFNLRILHTNDHHAHLDAISTKETQLGGIAQRKTLIDQLKSENPRETLLLDAGDIFQGTLYFNQYLGQADLSFYNQMNYQAGTLGNHEFDRGQGILADFIKKAKFPLVSANLKVADYSPLKNLVKPWIILSVNGEKIGIFGLTVEETAKLSSPGEGVSFTNTMEATKKAVAELKQQGINKIIGLTHIGFESDLNLARNIDDIDIIIGGHSHTPLGSMPNATQPYPVVTNTPNGKTVLVVTDWEWGKYLGDLKVKFNRQGDVISWQGSPHAIDNTIPPDASFAKQLEAFSTPLEILRQTIIGKTDVLLDGSRDKIRTQETNLGNLIADAILNKFRPDGAQIAIVNGGGIRSSIPPGQISVSQVIEVLPFGNTIGRLDLTGEQIKQALEHGVSQVELGEGRFPQVAGLRFIYDPKAPVGSRVLSIFVVDQTGQEKPLNLTTTYRVITNSFMLNGGDGYEVMKAGKNSVDTGFLFLDVVIDYIKQQSNINVKSGDRIMVKQSL comes from the coding sequence TTTGGTTTAAGTTTATTTTTAATCGGGCTAATTTTAGCGATCGCCCCCCAAAGCTTAGGATTATTTAACCCAGAATTTAACCTCAGAATTCTCCATACCAATGATCATCATGCTCATTTAGACGCGATTTCGACAAAGGAAACACAACTGGGGGGAATTGCTCAACGGAAAACCTTAATTGATCAATTAAAATCGGAAAATCCTAGAGAAACACTGCTCTTAGATGCAGGTGATATTTTTCAAGGAACCTTATATTTTAATCAATATTTGGGTCAAGCAGATTTATCCTTTTATAATCAGATGAATTATCAAGCTGGCACCCTGGGAAACCATGAATTTGATCGCGGACAAGGCATTTTAGCTGATTTTATTAAAAAAGCGAAATTTCCCCTTGTTTCTGCTAATCTAAAAGTTGCCGATTATTCCCCTTTAAAAAATTTAGTTAAACCTTGGATAATTCTATCCGTTAATGGAGAAAAAATCGGAATTTTTGGCTTAACCGTAGAAGAAACCGCTAAACTTTCAAGTCCAGGGGAAGGCGTGAGCTTTACTAATACGATGGAAGCGACAAAAAAAGCTGTTGCAGAATTAAAGCAGCAAGGGATTAATAAAATTATTGGTTTAACTCATATTGGGTTTGAATCTGATTTGAATTTAGCCAGAAATATCGATGATATTGATATTATTATTGGCGGACATAGCCATACCCCTCTCGGTTCTATGCCGAATGCAACACAACCCTATCCTGTTGTTACTAACACACCCAATGGTAAAACTGTTTTAGTTGTTACAGATTGGGAATGGGGGAAATATTTAGGGGATTTAAAAGTTAAATTTAATCGCCAAGGAGACGTTATTTCGTGGCAAGGTTCACCTCATGCTATTGATAATACAATTCCACCGGATGCCAGTTTTGCTAAACAATTAGAAGCCTTTTCAACGCCTTTAGAAATTTTACGTCAAACCATTATCGGCAAAACCGATGTTCTTTTAGATGGAAGTCGAGATAAAATTCGTACCCAAGAAACAAATTTAGGCAATTTAATTGCTGATGCCATTTTAAATAAATTCCGACCCGATGGTGCACAAATCGCCATTGTAAATGGCGGTGGAATTCGTTCTAGTATTCCGCCGGGACAGATTAGTGTTAGTCAAGTGATTGAAGTGCTTCCCTTTGGTAATACTATTGGTCGTTTAGATTTAACCGGAGAACAAATTAAACAAGCCTTAGAACATGGTGTGAGTCAGGTTGAATTAGGAGAAGGGAGATTTCCCCAAGTCGCAGGATTACGGTTTATTTATGACCCCAAAGCGCCCGTTGGTTCTCGCGTTCTGTCTATTTTTGTTGTTGATCAAACTGGACAAGAAAAACCCCTGAATTTAACTACAACCTATCGAGTTATTACCAATAGTTTTATGCTGAATGGGGGAGATGGTTATGAAGTTATGAAAGCTGGAAAAAATTCTGTCGATACGGGATTTTTGTTTCTGGATGTAGTCATTGATTATATTAAGCAACAATCTAATATTAATGTGAAATCCGGCGATCGCATTATGGTCAAACAATCCCTGTAG
- a CDS encoding XRE family transcriptional regulator, translated as MTVNILDKIDLRQLGERLQQARKKCGMTQADAAQIINAARTTIVAIEKGERRLKPNELIKLARAYGQAVSNFVRQSPIIEPFEVQFRAAYRRSETEEAQINPAILRLEELCQNYLELEKIMDAPLPRNYPQEYDVTNMPIEAAAESIAIAERQRLGLGDSPIPILRDVLEQSVGLRIFYLEMPSKYSGLYSYDEQLGGCIAINAKHPEERRRWSLAHEYLHFLAHRRKPVLDYENQYQRKPDTERLADSFPDHFLMPTSGLLKRFNDMYQTHGKFTPTNLFTLAHYYGVSIEALGNRLESIKLIPSGTVERLRDRGLKVRKVQQELELEEIPQRTDMLTIHYQYLAIEAFDQGLITEGRFADFLGVDRLETRRIAEILRQHSSGMMEEIAHLDLRQG; from the coding sequence ATGACTGTCAACATTCTCGATAAAATTGATCTCCGCCAATTGGGTGAACGACTGCAACAAGCTCGTAAGAAATGTGGCATGACTCAAGCTGATGCTGCTCAAATTATTAATGCTGCAAGAACAACTATTGTTGCAATTGAAAAAGGAGAACGTCGCCTTAAACCCAACGAACTTATTAAACTGGCTCGTGCTTATGGGCAAGCTGTTAGTAATTTTGTTCGACAAAGCCCCATTATCGAGCCTTTTGAGGTTCAATTTCGCGCAGCTTATCGACGTAGTGAGACAGAGGAAGCCCAAATTAATCCTGCGATTTTGCGCTTAGAGGAACTCTGTCAAAACTATTTAGAACTTGAGAAAATTATGGATGCTCCTCTTCCTCGGAATTATCCTCAAGAATATGATGTCACAAATATGCCCATAGAGGCAGCAGCAGAAAGTATTGCTATTGCAGAACGTCAACGATTAGGACTCGGTGACAGTCCAATTCCCATTCTTCGGGATGTTTTAGAACAGAGTGTAGGATTGCGTATTTTCTATTTAGAAATGCCATCCAAATATTCAGGTTTATACAGCTATGATGAACAACTGGGTGGCTGTATTGCGATTAATGCTAAACACCCAGAGGAAAGACGGCGTTGGTCATTAGCTCATGAATATCTTCATTTTCTTGCCCATCGACGTAAACCTGTACTCGACTATGAAAATCAATACCAAAGAAAGCCAGATACTGAACGACTAGCTGACAGTTTCCCTGACCATTTTCTAATGCCAACCAGTGGTTTATTGAAACGGTTTAATGATATGTACCAGACTCACGGCAAATTTACTCCAACTAATTTATTTACCTTGGCTCATTATTATGGGGTGTCTATTGAAGCCCTGGGTAATCGATTAGAATCGATAAAATTGATCCCTTCTGGTACTGTAGAGCGACTGCGCGATCGCGGATTAAAAGTAAGAAAAGTTCAACAGGAACTTGAGTTAGAAGAAATTCCACAGCGCACTGATATGCTTACCATTCACTATCAATACCTTGCAATTGAAGCGTTTGATCAAGGGCTGATCACTGAAGGACGTTTTGCCGATTTCCTGGGTGTTGATCGCTTAGAAACTCGTCGTATTGCAGAGATATTACGGCAGCATTCAAGTGGAATGATGGAGGAAATTGCTCATTTAGATTTACGTCAAGGGTAG
- a CDS encoding diguanylate cyclase domain-containing protein — MKLMILPAPVSPFLDCLIIDSHDQDVQHLSQILVEQGYSIRTALNGSVALKELKFKLPDIVFLDYLEYQNQEFCLDIFLKLYHNQCQNIIIIFLISCPEQSRFLLLEPNLHCDSIRKPFYPEEVILRIRNIWHDCQNQKAMEQSRLQLKQEISARRKAEQQLEQINQQLQTTTEHLKHLSRFDSLTQLANRPYFDEYLFREWQRLAREKIPLSLIIGDVDGFQGYNEAYGYYQGDICLQTIAQTMSTCIKRPADLVARYSGEEFAILLPHTGSSGAIEVAKLIRAKIKQLEISHPKSQISSYLTLSLGVATAIPLPDLPPDPLITVAEEALQEAKRQGCDRIGVGVSWR, encoded by the coding sequence ATGAAACTTATGATTTTGCCAGCCCCAGTATCTCCTTTCTTAGATTGCTTAATTATTGATTCCCATGACCAGGATGTACAACATCTATCTCAAATTTTAGTGGAACAAGGGTATTCTATTAGAACTGCCTTAAATGGATCTGTGGCATTAAAAGAGTTAAAGTTTAAACTGCCTGATATTGTTTTTTTAGATTATTTAGAGTATCAAAATCAAGAATTTTGTCTTGATATCTTTTTAAAGCTTTATCACAATCAATGCCAGAATATTATTATTATTTTCTTGATTTCCTGTCCTGAACAGAGCCGTTTTCTTCTGTTAGAACCCAACCTTCATTGTGACTCAATTAGAAAACCTTTTTATCCTGAAGAAGTCATTTTAAGAATTAGAAATATTTGGCATGATTGTCAGAATCAGAAGGCTATGGAACAGTCCAGACTTCAGTTAAAGCAAGAAATTTCGGCTCGTCGGAAAGCAGAACAACAACTCGAACAAATTAACCAACAGTTACAAACGACAACGGAACACTTAAAGCATTTGAGTCGGTTTGACTCCTTAACACAATTAGCAAACCGTCCTTATTTTGATGAATATTTATTCAGAGAATGGCAACGTTTAGCCCGCGAAAAAATACCCTTATCCCTAATTATTGGGGATGTGGATGGGTTTCAAGGCTATAACGAAGCTTATGGATATTATCAGGGAGATATCTGTTTACAAACCATTGCTCAAACGATGAGCACTTGCATTAAGCGTCCGGCGGATTTAGTGGCTCGTTATAGTGGGGAAGAATTTGCCATCTTGTTACCCCATACGGGCAGTTCGGGGGCGATAGAAGTTGCCAAGCTGATTCGAGCTAAAATTAAGCAGCTTGAAATTTCCCACCCTAAATCCCAGATTAGTTCCTACCTGACGCTTAGTTTAGGGGTGGCAACGGCGATTCCTCTGCCTGACTTACCTCCAGATCCCTTAATCACTGTTGCTGAGGAGGCTCTACAGGAAGCCAAACGGCAGGGTTGCGATCGCATTGGCGTAGGAGTAAGTTGGCGTTAG
- a CDS encoding GNAT family N-acetyltransferase, with translation MDIFLETKRLMLRQFTELDADFLWNLDNDPRVMKYINGGHPTPKEVIQTQTLPRFIGYYSRYPFFGVWAVIEKATGELIGWVHFFPAIDHPFAVALNLVQPDEIALGYRLVYQSWGKGYATEACQILIDKGFSEWGVKRVIAWALVANQGSIRVMEKLGLTLEKQFRFSEHQLPYSSFEERQAVKYSRGRYPSSVSFRKTLHFLNPRA, from the coding sequence ATGGATATTTTTTTAGAAACGAAACGGTTAATGTTACGACAGTTTACCGAACTGGATGCAGATTTTTTATGGAATTTAGATAACGACCCCAGGGTGATGAAATATATTAATGGCGGACATCCCACACCCAAAGAAGTCATTCAGACTCAAACATTACCGAGATTTATAGGATATTATAGCAGATATCCTTTTTTTGGGGTTTGGGCTGTCATTGAAAAAGCAACCGGAGAGTTGATCGGTTGGGTACATTTTTTTCCAGCCATTGATCATCCTTTTGCAGTAGCATTAAATCTAGTACAACCCGATGAAATTGCGTTAGGATATCGATTAGTTTATCAAAGCTGGGGGAAAGGCTACGCAACGGAAGCTTGTCAAATTTTAATCGATAAAGGGTTTTCAGAATGGGGCGTAAAACGAGTTATTGCTTGGGCATTAGTGGCTAATCAAGGTTCAATTCGAGTCATGGAAAAACTAGGATTAACTTTAGAAAAACAGTTTAGATTTAGTGAACATCAACTCCCTTATTCGAGTTTTGAAGAACGTCAAGCGGTTAAATATAGTCGAGGTAGATATCCCTCTTCTGTCAGTTTCCGAAAAACCTTGCATTTTTTGAATCCTAGAGCCTAG
- a CDS encoding TetR/AcrR family transcriptional regulator, translating into MNPVEQTELSQMDSIGEKAEQIFEGALQEFLVHGYAGTSMDRVASSAGVSKATVYNHFGDKEGLFIALVKRLAQKKYYILVESQKAELMQAEPKIVLRQLANTILDHSMQDQEYLAFIRLVIGESGRFPELAKTFVHNLGKPGIQVLTEYLTNQRYITIGDPEAMARVIIGTLAHYVLLQEILQGKEIVPMERDRIINTLVDLIIPQPTPDT; encoded by the coding sequence ATGAACCCCGTGGAACAAACCGAACTCTCTCAGATGGATAGTATTGGCGAGAAAGCAGAACAGATTTTTGAAGGGGCACTGCAAGAATTTTTAGTGCATGGCTATGCTGGAACCAGTATGGATCGGGTTGCGTCATCGGCGGGAGTGTCGAAAGCAACGGTTTATAACCATTTTGGGGATAAAGAAGGGTTATTTATTGCCTTAGTCAAACGATTAGCCCAGAAAAAATATTACATTCTTGTTGAGTCTCAAAAAGCGGAATTGATGCAAGCTGAACCTAAAATTGTGTTGAGGCAACTTGCCAATACTATTTTAGATCATTCCATGCAAGATCAGGAATATTTAGCGTTTATTCGCTTAGTGATTGGAGAATCTGGGCGGTTTCCAGAATTAGCTAAAACCTTTGTCCATAATTTAGGAAAACCGGGAATTCAAGTGTTAACCGAATATTTAACCAATCAGCGCTATATTACAATTGGTGATCCTGAAGCCATGGCACGAGTGATTATTGGAACCTTAGCCCATTATGTGTTATTGCAAGAAATTTTGCAAGGTAAAGAGATTGTTCCGATGGAACGAGATCGTATTATTAATACGTTAGTAGATTTAATTATTCCTCAGCCGACACCTGACACTTGA
- a CDS encoding ABC exporter membrane fusion protein, whose translation MVREATVGKLSAPKFPQAGILIAATTLAISGLTVYTFWRYRPTPAEPVATPETLAPEIKTVTALGWLEPQGEIIKLSAPQSNQGSRVDQLLVKEGDWVEAGKAIAVLDSRDRLQAALEQTKTEVEVAQARLEQVQAGAKQGDIEAQKARFQGNQAELEGQIMTQKAAIATLEAQLRGERSAQEATLDRIQAELNNAETNCQRYETLYADGAVSAQDRDSQCLQAETSLKRLQEAQANLNETVTSRQEQIREAQANLSRTIATVDRQIAEAEATLTAVAEVRPVDVQLAKSELTKAQAAVKQAEANLEQAYVRSPQAGRVIEVNTHAGELISNEGILELGQTQQMYAVAEIYDSDIPKVRPGQTATITADALPQALKGTVEEVGLRVKKQSALDIDPTTNIDARVIEVRVKLHETSSKKAESLTNLQVKVTINQ comes from the coding sequence ATGGTGCGCGAAGCGACAGTTGGTAAACTTTCAGCCCCGAAATTCCCCCAAGCCGGGATTTTGATTGCGGCAACGACCCTAGCGATCAGTGGTTTAACGGTCTATACCTTCTGGCGATATCGCCCTACTCCCGCCGAACCTGTAGCTACACCTGAAACCCTCGCCCCAGAAATCAAAACGGTGACGGCGTTGGGTTGGTTAGAACCCCAAGGGGAGATTATTAAACTGTCAGCCCCCCAGTCCAACCAAGGGAGTCGGGTGGATCAATTATTGGTGAAAGAGGGAGACTGGGTAGAGGCGGGAAAAGCGATCGCCGTTTTGGATAGTCGAGATCGACTGCAAGCCGCCCTAGAACAAACTAAAACAGAAGTGGAAGTCGCCCAAGCCCGTTTAGAACAAGTTCAAGCCGGGGCAAAACAAGGAGATATTGAAGCCCAAAAAGCCCGATTTCAGGGCAACCAAGCGGAGTTAGAAGGGCAAATCATGACCCAAAAAGCTGCCATTGCCACCTTAGAAGCCCAACTCCGGGGAGAACGCAGTGCCCAAGAAGCCACCCTCGACCGTATTCAAGCGGAACTCAACAACGCTGAAACCAACTGTCAACGCTACGAAACCTTATATGCTGATGGGGCTGTATCTGCCCAAGATCGGGATAGTCAATGTTTGCAAGCTGAAACCAGTCTCAAACGCTTACAGGAAGCCCAAGCCAACCTCAACGAAACCGTTACCAGCCGTCAAGAACAAATTCGAGAAGCCCAAGCGAACCTCAGCCGCACTATCGCCACCGTAGACCGACAAATTGCTGAAGCGGAGGCGACGTTAACCGCCGTTGCAGAAGTTCGTCCGGTGGATGTCCAGTTAGCCAAAAGTGAGTTAACCAAGGCCCAAGCTGCTGTTAAACAAGCTGAAGCGAACTTAGAACAAGCTTATGTGCGATCGCCCCAAGCTGGACGGGTGATCGAGGTGAATACCCACGCCGGAGAACTGATTTCTAATGAAGGCATTCTGGAATTGGGACAAACCCAACAAATGTATGCCGTTGCAGAAATTTATGATAGCGATATTCCTAAAGTTCGCCCCGGACAAACCGCAACTATTACGGCGGATGCGTTACCCCAAGCGTTAAAAGGAACGGTTGAAGAAGTGGGGTTAAGGGTCAAAAAACAAAGTGCTTTAGATATTGATCCGACGACAAATATTGATGCCAGAGTGATAGAAGTTCGCGTTAAATTACATGAAACTTCTAGCAAAAAAGCCGAGAGTTTAACGAATTTACAAGTAAAAGTCACCATTAATCAGTAA
- the devC gene encoding ABC transporter permease DevC, which yields MIGFIQRLTNRTPLGWLQLSHDKARMLVALSGIAFADVLIFMQLGFQTALYDSNTRLHNHLDADIFIISPQARNLVNLSTLPRRRLYQAMDVPGVKSADSLYVNFSDWKTPKTGKKTAILVIGFDPRQSAFNLPEVQQNLDVIKLPDQVLFDRSSRGDYKEVIEKVDQGKIVSTELEKRTLKIAGLFKVGASFAADGTLITSDRNFLRLFPRRKPGGISAGLVKVEPGYDVQKVATDLQNYLPKDVRVLTNEQFLAFEKDYWSKNTAIGFVFSLGTAMGFVVGVIIVYQVLATDVADHTPEYATFKAMGFRNAYLLGIVFEEAIILAILGFIPGATISLGLYRLTRQATNLPLYMTLFRAIQVLVLTIIMCMLSGAIATRKLQAADPADIF from the coding sequence ATGATTGGATTTATACAACGATTAACAAATAGAACACCGTTAGGATGGTTGCAATTAAGTCATGATAAAGCTCGAATGTTAGTGGCGTTATCAGGAATTGCCTTTGCGGATGTTTTGATTTTTATGCAATTGGGGTTTCAAACGGCATTATATGATAGTAATACTCGCTTGCATAACCATTTAGATGCGGATATTTTTATTATTAGTCCCCAAGCCAGAAATTTAGTTAATTTATCAACCTTACCCCGGCGGCGTTTATATCAAGCAATGGATGTTCCGGGGGTGAAATCCGCAGACTCTTTATATGTTAATTTTTCCGATTGGAAAACTCCCAAAACAGGTAAAAAAACAGCGATTTTAGTCATCGGATTTGATCCCCGTCAGTCGGCTTTTAATTTACCCGAAGTTCAACAAAATTTAGACGTGATTAAACTCCCTGATCAGGTTTTATTTGATCGGTCTTCAAGGGGGGATTATAAAGAAGTCATTGAAAAAGTTGATCAAGGTAAAATTGTCAGTACGGAATTAGAAAAACGCACCCTTAAAATTGCGGGATTATTTAAAGTGGGGGCTTCCTTTGCGGCGGATGGTACATTAATAACGAGCGATCGCAATTTTTTACGATTATTTCCCCGGAGAAAACCGGGCGGAATTAGTGCTGGACTGGTTAAAGTTGAACCGGGTTATGATGTCCAAAAAGTCGCAACAGATTTACAAAATTATTTACCCAAAGATGTAAGAGTTTTAACCAATGAACAATTTTTAGCCTTTGAAAAGGATTATTGGTCAAAAAATACCGCCATTGGATTTGTGTTTAGTTTAGGGACAGCAATGGGGTTTGTGGTTGGGGTGATTATTGTTTATCAAGTTTTGGCGACAGATGTTGCTGACCATACCCCCGAATATGCTACTTTTAAAGCAATGGGATTTAGAAATGCCTATTTATTAGGAATTGTATTTGAAGAAGCGATTATTTTAGCAATATTAGGTTTTATCCCCGGTGCTACGATTTCTTTAGGGTTATATCGGTTAACCCGACAAGCTACAAATTTACCGTTATATATGACCTTATTTCGAGCAATTCAAGTGTTAGTATTAACGATTATTATGTGTATGTTATCCGGTGCGATCGCCACTCGTAAATTACAAGCCGCCGATCCGGCTGATATCTTTTGA
- a CDS encoding PIN domain-containing protein: MLTQKPIIVDTNILFSALLRENSRFNELLVTSEYTFFVCELVFVELFKRKEKIIQLSHLTEEEIIQIYYILLKRLHLYKEDLINLEYRRLAYELCQGVDVSDTPHVALTLQLNGLLWTGDKKLKLGLKNKGFEQFFELQ, from the coding sequence ATGTTAACTCAAAAGCCAATTATTGTTGATACCAATATCTTGTTTTCTGCATTACTGAGGGAAAATTCTCGTTTCAATGAATTATTGGTAACTTCAGAGTATACGTTTTTTGTTTGCGAACTTGTATTTGTAGAACTATTTAAGCGCAAGGAAAAAATTATTCAACTTAGTCATTTAACCGAAGAAGAAATTATTCAAATTTATTATATTTTGCTAAAACGTCTTCATCTGTATAAAGAAGATTTAATTAATTTAGAATATCGTAGACTAGCTTACGAACTATGCCAAGGTGTTGATGTGAGTGATACCCCTCATGTAGCATTAACGCTGCAATTGAATGGATTATTATGGACTGGAGATAAAAAATTAAAACTAGGCTTAAAAAACAAAGGATTTGAACAATTTTTTGAACTCCAATAA